One part of the Truepera radiovictrix DSM 17093 genome encodes these proteins:
- a CDS encoding phosphoenolpyruvate carboxykinase: MADTATPAVQLSGLSDVLRTPYHNLPSAALIEESLRRHEGLLSVDGALCADTGHFTGRSPQDKFIVKDALTENTVAWGAINQPLSEAHFAALKRDMLAALAHTTPFVQDLYAGTDPAYRLSVRVITEYAWHSLFARNMFVRPETREARDPDFTVINLPSFRADPERHGCRSETVIAVSFSERLVLVGATEYAGEIKKSIFSVLNFLLPDRDVMPMHCSANVGAEGKAALFFGLSGTGKTTLSADPHRTLIGDDEHGWSGRGIFNFEGGCYAKVINLSPEAEPEIFATTKRFGTILENVVVDPHTRAVDFGDARKTENTRASYPIHFIPNASLEGTAGHPTDVVFLTADAFGVLPPIAKLSVEGAMYHFLSGYTAKVAGTERGVTEPKATFSTCFGAPFMPRHPGVYAQMLGDKLRQHGANVWLVNTGWSGGPYGTGARMKLAYTRAMVQAALSGALKGVPTRQHPVFNVAMPTACPGVPADVLDPKSTWADAEAYDRQAAKLARMFGDNFAQFASSVPEAVRAAGPNL, from the coding sequence ATGGCCGACACCGCCACCCCAGCCGTTCAGCTGTCCGGGTTGTCCGACGTTCTGCGCACACCTTACCACAATCTTCCGAGCGCCGCGCTTATCGAGGAGTCTTTGAGGCGCCACGAGGGCCTCCTGAGTGTCGACGGCGCGCTCTGCGCCGACACCGGACACTTCACCGGACGCTCGCCCCAAGACAAGTTTATCGTCAAAGACGCGCTGACGGAAAACACCGTGGCGTGGGGCGCGATCAACCAACCGCTGTCTGAAGCGCACTTCGCGGCGCTTAAACGCGACATGTTGGCGGCGCTCGCTCACACCACCCCGTTCGTTCAGGACCTCTACGCCGGCACCGACCCGGCGTACCGCCTGAGCGTCCGGGTGATCACCGAGTACGCGTGGCACAGCCTGTTCGCGCGCAACATGTTCGTCCGCCCCGAGACCCGCGAGGCGCGCGACCCCGACTTTACCGTCATCAACCTCCCGAGCTTTCGCGCCGACCCCGAACGGCACGGCTGCCGGAGCGAAACGGTCATCGCGGTCTCGTTTAGCGAGCGGCTCGTCCTCGTGGGCGCGACCGAGTACGCCGGCGAGATCAAAAAGTCCATCTTTTCGGTGCTGAATTTTCTCCTCCCCGACCGCGACGTCATGCCCATGCACTGCTCGGCCAACGTCGGGGCAGAGGGCAAAGCGGCCCTCTTTTTCGGCCTGTCGGGCACCGGCAAGACGACCCTCTCGGCCGACCCGCACCGCACGCTGATCGGCGACGACGAACACGGGTGGTCGGGGCGCGGTATCTTCAACTTCGAAGGGGGCTGCTACGCCAAGGTCATCAACCTCAGCCCCGAGGCCGAACCGGAGATTTTCGCCACCACCAAGCGTTTCGGGACGATTCTCGAAAACGTCGTCGTCGACCCCCACACGCGCGCGGTCGACTTCGGCGACGCGCGCAAAACGGAGAACACGCGCGCTTCGTACCCGATTCACTTTATCCCCAACGCGAGCCTCGAGGGCACGGCGGGGCACCCCACCGACGTCGTGTTTTTGACCGCCGACGCCTTCGGCGTGCTCCCCCCGATCGCCAAGCTCAGCGTCGAGGGGGCGATGTACCACTTTCTGAGCGGCTACACCGCCAAGGTCGCGGGCACCGAACGCGGCGTCACCGAACCCAAAGCGACCTTTAGCACCTGCTTCGGCGCCCCCTTTATGCCGCGCCACCCGGGCGTCTACGCCCAGATGCTCGGCGACAAGCTCCGCCAACACGGCGCGAACGTGTGGCTCGTCAACACCGGTTGGAGCGGCGGCCCCTACGGAACGGGCGCGCGTATGAAGCTCGCCTACACCCGCGCGATGGTGCAAGCGGCGCTCTCGGGCGCGCTTAAGGGGGTTCCGACGCGCCAGCACCCCGTGTTCAACGTCGCCATGCCGACCGCGTGCCCCGGCGTCCCCGCGGACGTGCTCGACCCCAAGAGCACCTGGGCTGACGCCGAGGCGTACGACCGGCAAGCCGCCAAACTCGCCCGCATGTTCGGCGACAACTTCGCCCAGTTCGCCAGCAGCGTCCCCGAAGCTGTGCGCGCCGCTGGACCCAACCTCTAA